The DNA region ATTTTTTATATAAAATAACGTAAAATGAATGAGGTAAATTGAAATCGTCACGTTACCAAAATTTATTACAAACCTTATCTATCAATAATTTCAAAGAACGAAATTTAATTTTTATGGTACACTAATGTTTAAAATTATCAAATAACAAATTATTTGCATCAATAGCATTACTGCTTTTCGCATTTTTTCCGCCCTTCTTTCAGTTGTCATTATCGTTTATGACCGATGTGCCTTTTGTATCATTGAGCATAATAGGAATATGGTTCGCCATTAGATTTTTTGAAAGAAGAAAATCAACCGATTATTTTTTGTTTGTTCTATTTTCGTTTTTGACGATATTTTGCAGACAGGTTGGAATTATTGTTCCTATTGCATTTGCATTAATGTGGCTGTTTGAAAACAAAAAAACATTTAAAAATTTTTTATCGGCAGTTTTTCCTGTATTACTGCTTCTAATACTATTAAAAACTTTCAAATTCTATCTGCTCGAAACAAATAATCTTCCTGCAAATTATAATCTGAAACTTGGAATACTCCAAAAAATAATCAGCAATCCTGATATAAAAGATTTTAAGAGAATGGTTTTTTACATTGTAACTTCTTTTACTGAAATCGGATTTTTCTTATTGCCAATTATCATTGCCATGTATAATATTTTGTGTAAAAAATAAAATATTTTCAAAATTAAATATCGCAATATTATTTTGTTCGACTGTTTTTGTAATATTATTAAACGTTTCACGATTAAAACTTACAGGAAATATTTTCCCGTTTCCCGGAAATCAATTTTACAATTTTGGACTGGGACCCATATTATTAAAAGATGTTGAAATACTTAAATTAAATCATTTATCGCAATTACCGGATGCTTTCTGGTTTTTGATTTCAACTATCGGACTTTTAAATATGACTGCAATTGTTGATATATCATGTATTTTGATAAATGATATTATTAAAAAGAAAAATACTGATGATTCAAAAAAAATAATTTTTCTTTGTTTATTTTTCACTATTATTTTTTTGCTTTATTTCACGCTGATGATTGCGGTTTGTACATTTGACAGATATTTAATATTTCTTATTCCGATAGTAGTTTTTATTTTATTGATTTCCTTAAATAATTTTTCAGTCAATCTTAGGAAAAATATTTTTATTCCGATGTTAATCGTTTTTTCAACAATTTGCTTTTCTATTGCCGCAACACACGATTATTTGGCTTTAAATCGCACAAGATGGAATGCAATAAATTATATTTTAAAAACCGAAAAAGTTTCACGCTGCGAAATTGACGGCGGACTGGAATATAACGCATGGTATTGTTACAAATATTCTTTTAATCCTGTTAAAAATAAATCATACTGGTGGGTTGAAAATGATAAATATATTATAAGTTGTGGAGAAATTAAAGATTATGCTTTTTATAAAGTTTTTACTTATAAAAAAATAATTCCTTATGGAAAAGCATATTTATATGTTTTGAAAAAAGAGAATAAAAAAGTTATAAATTAGCATGTCGAATTATTTAAAAACAATCTTTTTACAAAATACATTTATGAATATTTTCAGGAAACATAAAAAATTATTTTATCCTTTTTTAATACTTATTTTTTTATTGATTACTGCCGGAGTTACCAGAAATAAAGAAATTTCAAATATAACTTTCGGAAATAAAAAAATAGTTGCCGATACATCAAAGTTTATAAACGATTTATTAAATTCAAATTTAAAAGGATTTGACAGTATTCTGAAACGTCCCGATAAATATGAAGTACAGATAATTTATACTCAAATCAATCGTGATAAATCAAATAAGCCGTCATTTAAACAATATTCATACCGTTTAAATTCAAACGAATATTTTAATCCTGCAAGTTTAGTGAAATTGCCTACGCTTTGCACCACTTTTGAGAAACTTAATAATTTGAAAATTGAAGGACTTTCAAAATATTCACGTTTAAAAATTTTAAGTTCTCATAAATGTCAGGTTGCAGTTGAAAAAGATACTTCCTCTGCCGGCGGATTTCCAAGCATTGCAAATTATGCAAAAAAAATTCTTCTTATAAGCGATAATGATGCGTATTCGCGGTTATACGAATTTTTAGGTCAGGAGTATCTTAATAAACGGCTCTGGAATATGGGTTATCCGAATGCACTGATAATACAGCGTTTTGCTTTTTGCGGATATGACGATAACAGATTTACAAATCCTTTTATTTTTTTCAACGATAAAGGCGATACAATTTATAAACAACAAATGGTTGAAAGTTCACTGAAATTAAGTAATCCGTTAGGTATTGTAAAAAAAGGAAAAGGATACATAAACGGTAGTAATAAATTAGTTAATGAACCTTGTGATTTTACTTATTCAAATAATTTATGTCTTGAAGATATAAACAATATTTTACTCTCCGTAATATTTCCTGAAGTTACTCCGCAGAATAAAAAATTCAACCTAACAAATGATGATTATAATTTCTTGTATAAATACATGTCAATGCTGCCAAAAGAATCCGTTCATCCTACTTATAAAAACGATTCGCTATACTGGAATAGTTTGAAAAAATATTTTATCTATGGCGACAAGAAAAAAATTGACGATTACAGCAATTTAAAATCATTCAATATTGTTGGTCAGGCATTTGGTTATTTATCTGACTGCGCTTATATTGTGGATTTCGATAATAAAATAGAATTTATTCTTTCGGCAGTTATATATGTAAATGAAGACCAAATTTTCAATGATAACAAATATGAATATTTTACAATAGGATTGCCATTTCTGGCGAACGTAGGAAAAGTGTTTTATAATTACGAATTGAAAAGAAAAAAGGCATATTTGCCGAATCTGGAAAAGTTTAAAGATTTGTAATTTAAATTGATAAAAAAATCTGTTTGTTTTAGGAGCACTCACTTTTCATTAAAGAATTAACTAAACTATATAAATGAAAAAAATAATAAGAACAAATCAGGCGCCACAACCTGTCGGTATATATAGCCAAGCTGTATTAGCAAGTGGTTTTTTATTTGTTTCAGGTCAGATAGCAATTAATCCGTCAACGGGCAAAGTTGAAACTAAAGATATAAAAGAGCAAACCAAACAAATTATGGAGAATATAAGACATATTCTGAAACAAGCGAATATGGACTTTTCAAATATAGTTAAAGCAACTATATTTCTAACGGAAATGAGTAACTTTTCTCTTGTTAATGAAATTTACGGTAGCTATTTTACTTCCGATTTTCCTGCAAGAGAAATTGCTCAGGTCTGCAAATTGCCTTTAGGTGTTGATATAGAGATTTCGGTAATTGCTTGTCAATGATATTTTTTATTCAACCGTAACTGATTTGGCAAGATTTCGTGGCTGGTCAACATTGCAACCTCTCATAACTGCAATATAATATGAAAGAAGCTGCAAGGGAATTGTTGCTACAAGAGGAGTAAGAACTTCATCGGTATCCGGAATTTCAATAATATAATCGGCGAGGTCTTTAACTGTTTTATCGCCTTCTGTAATTATTGCAATTAAAATACCTTTCCTTGCTTTTATTTCCTGTATGTTACTTATAATTTTTTCATAAGTTCCTTTTTTGGTAGCAACAACAACAACAGGCATTTCCTTATCTATAAGTGCTATTGGTCCGTGCTTCATTTCAGCAGCAGGATATCCTTCGGCATGTATGTATGATATTTCCTTTAGTTTTAAAGCTCCTTCCAAAGCAACAGGAAAATTATATCCTCTTCCGAGATAAAGGAAATTCCTTGAATCTTCAAATATTTCAGCGATTGCTCTGATTTTTTCACTTGTTTTAAGTGTTTCTTCAACTTTTGCTGGAATAATATTAAGCTCATTAATAATCTGATGAAATCTCGATTTTGAAATTGTTCCTTTTTTCTGAGCAATCATCAACGCCATAAGAGTGAGAATAGTAACCTGTGCAGTAAATGCCTTTGTTGAAGCGACACCTATTTCGGGTCCGGCGTGAGTATATGAACCGGCATGCACGGCTCTTGCAATTGAAGAACCAACAACATTGCAGATACCGATTATTGTTGCTCCTTTTGATTTTGCAAGTTCGATTGCAGCAAGAGTATCGGCAGTTTCACCCGATTGGGAAATAGCAATAACCACATCATTTTCATAAATTACAGGGTTTCTGTATCTGAATTCCGATGCGTATTCAACTTCAACAGGAATTCTTGCAAGGTCTTCAAATAAGTATTCTCCTACTAATCCTGCATGCCATGATGTTCCGCATGCAATAATAATAATTCTGTTTGCACTTAAAAATTTTTGTTCATAATCAATAATTCCCCCAAGTGAAACAATTCCGCTTTCAACATTAAGTCGCCCTCTCATGCTGTCTCTTATTGAACGCGGCTGCTCATATATTTCTTTTAACATAAAATGTTCGTATCCTCCTTTTTCCAATGCTTGCAAGCTCATTTCGAGTTTCTGAACATAAGGAGTTTTGTCTTTGTTTTTTGTGGTTTTTATCTTCAGCCCTGTTTTTATATTAACAATTGCTATTTCTTCATCTTCTAAATAAACAACATTTTTAGTGTATTCAACAATAGGAGTAGCATCAGAAGCAAAAAAATATTCATCTTTCCCGAGACCCACAACCAATGGACTTCCCTTTTTAGCAGCAATCAATTCATCAGGATTGTCTTTATTTAATATAACAATTGCGTACGCTCCTATAACTTCATTTAAAGCAATCTGAACGGCTTCTATAATGTCAACATTTTCATTTATCTGAATATCTTCAATTAAATGTATCAAAACTTCCGTATCTGTGTCGCTGCTGAATATAAACCCGCGTTTGACAAGTTCTTCCTTGAGAGGAGCATAATTTTCAATAATACCATTATGGATTATTGCGAGATTTTTTGATAACGAATAATGCGGGTGAGCATTTGCATCGTTAGGTTCTCCATGGGTTGCCCATCGGGTATGTGCTATTCCAACATTACCTTTTTTATTTTTATCTTTCATCAAATTTTCCAAATCGGTAACTTTTCCTTTAGTTTTATAAAGATTAAGTTCCCCATTCAGAAGAGCTATTCCTGCACTGTCATATCCCCTGTATTCAAGTCGTTTCAATCCTTTAATCAGAATATTGTATGCATTCTGTTGTCCAATATATGCAAAAATTCCACACATAATTTTGTGGTTTTATTTTCTAGATATTTTCGTGATTTTCTTTTACAAAGCTAAAAAAATAAATTAAAAAGAAGAGATTAAAGTTTTGTATAAATTATTGAAAGTTTCATTTTTCCTGCTGGATTTTGTCCGGCTTTTATTACTGTCCGGTTTGCAGTAACTCCGGCACCATAAGTTATCATATATAATCCGAATTGCTTGATTTTATTTTGTAATAAATATTGAACGTGCCGGCTGATATTGAATTTATATTGTTTTGCCGTTGCATCATAGGTGCCGCCAAAAAAACCATCGCCTCCGGTTTGGTCTTTTAAAAAATATGTCTTTCCTATTGAATCAATACCAATCAAAGCAAGTTGTGATGAGGGAGCATATTTGTCGGTAAAAGTATTAATATCTTCAACGTTTATTGATAACTCGGCACTATTGATGGTTATATTTTTAATTTTAGCCCAGTTCATAATGTTCGGAAAAATTATTTTTGTTTTTATACCTGCCATTGCTTGAATGTATGCCAGAGTTCCTACATATTTCGGAGTATGAGAAATCGACTTTAAAGTATCGGTAGCATTTGTATAATCATGAGTAAAATAATTATAATTGGCACAATTATAATCAATAGGAATTGTATAAGTTTTGGGCGTATTGCCATATTTGTAATACAAAATTATTCCCGAAAGAAAAGTAGTAGAATTATTACTCAAGTATAAAATGGTTCCTGTATTATTAATTGTAATAGGATCAGTTTTAATATATAAACCTTTAAAAAATTCTAGAAATTTAGTGTTGTCTGATAGCTGGTCATTAGTGGCATTCAATAACTTTCGCCCTAAAATAGTATCTAATTTTAATCTCAAATGCGGAGAAACTTTTATTCCTCCGACAGTAATACTATCAGTAATTTTAGGAGTCAATGTTATGTTTGCAAGGTCATCGATACCATTATAAGCAAGTGATTTATTTGAATAATATGCGCTGTCCAAATGCATATCATCAGTAAGTTCATATACGTGAAAAGTTAAAGGAGTAATAGGGGTAGTTGTATCACGATAATAGCCACCGTATTTAAAAGCAAGTACAACAGAATCTATTTTTAGAGAATCAGTATCTCCGAAACTAACATTTGATGTAGACAAACGAAACTGAGAATAAAAGCTTGCGGAACTTTGTCCGAATATCTGGTCACTGTAACTTCCGAGCAGGTTGCTCGACAAATGGTCGGTTCGGAATGAATCTTCTTTTACAATATAAACATCAACTTTTGATGTATCGCATCTTACAACATTTGGTTTATCGTTCGGGGGTTGTATTTCGAGACCAATTGTATTGGGTTCTTTACAGGAAAACAGAAATAAAAAAAAAGTAGCAACAATTAATAATAAACCTCTTTTAAAAAGAAAAACTATAAAAATAAAGTTTTTTAATAAAAAGGAATTATTCCACAAGTGACATTTCGTCAACAAAAATCTCATCATAAAATTCGGAATAAACATCAATATAATCATCACCTGATTGGTAAGGTAAAACGGGTTTATCTGTAACACTCAGATAAGCTTCTATGTTGGAATTTATATTTTCACTTCCTTTTATTACAGCATCTGAAAATTTAATAGCGGCTTTTGTCAAGCTTTCATAAGTTGTTTTGTTGTATAATTTCAGATGTTTTTGTTCAATACCTTCAACAAGAAGTTTCTTTTCAAAATTTTTCCCGAAAATACTATCAAATTCGTCGTCATATACCGAATAGATAACTTTTGAATCGGAAAATATAGGATTGTCTTTTAATGCTGTTTTGATATAAAGAGGTATTAAACTTGTCATCCATCCGTGACAATGGATAATATCGGGAGACCAACCTAATTTTTTAACAGTTTCCAAAACTCCTCTGCAAAAAAACACACAACGTTCGTCATTGTCCTTGAAAAATTTTCCGCTTTTGTCAGCTAATGTATATTTTCTTTGAAAATAATCTTCATTATCAATAAAATAAACCTGCATCCGTGCAAGTTGTATTGAGGCAACTTTAATTATCAAGGGGTGGTCGGTTTCGTCAATTATTAAATTCATACCCGATAAACGAATTACTTCATGAAGCTGGTTTCTTCTTTCATTTATACTTCCGAAACGAGGCATAAATGTTCTGATTTCATTACCTTTCTCCTGAATCCCTTGAGGAAGATGGCGTCCTATGTTTGATAAATGACTTTCCTCAAGATATGGGGTTATTTCTTGAAATACGAAGAGAACTTTAGCTTTTTTCATATATCGGGTTAAATGTAGTATGCAAAGATACAATTTTTTTTAACTAAAATCAAATTTACTTTCATACAAAAACATATATTTTTTGTTTAATGTTATCTACATGCTGAATGATAGCAGATTGCAGTTATTTATTTAATATTTAATATTTTATTGGCATATTAGAATATTTTTCGGAAATTTGCTTTTAGTAAAATTAATATTAATAACGCTATATTATAATTTTTTATGATAGACGATAAGAAAATTATTTTTTCGATGGTAGGG from Bacteroidales bacterium includes:
- a CDS encoding DUF4270 domain-containing protein translates to MMRFLLTKCHLWNNSFLLKNFIFIVFLFKRGLLLIVATFFLFLFSCKEPNTIGLEIQPPNDKPNVVRCDTSKVDVYIVKEDSFRTDHLSSNLLGSYSDQIFGQSSASFYSQFRLSTSNVSFGDTDSLKIDSVVLAFKYGGYYRDTTTPITPLTFHVYELTDDMHLDSAYYSNKSLAYNGIDDLANITLTPKITDSITVGGIKVSPHLRLKLDTILGRKLLNATNDQLSDNTKFLEFFKGLYIKTDPITINNTGTILYLSNNSTTFLSGIILYYKYGNTPKTYTIPIDYNCANYNYFTHDYTNATDTLKSISHTPKYVGTLAYIQAMAGIKTKIIFPNIMNWAKIKNITINSAELSINVEDINTFTDKYAPSSQLALIGIDSIGKTYFLKDQTGGDGFFGGTYDATAKQYKFNISRHVQYLLQNKIKQFGLYMITYGAGVTANRTVIKAGQNPAGKMKLSIIYTKL
- a CDS encoding Rid family detoxifying hydrolase, which codes for MKKIIRTNQAPQPVGIYSQAVLASGFLFVSGQIAINPSTGKVETKDIKEQTKQIMENIRHILKQANMDFSNIVKATIFLTEMSNFSLVNEIYGSYFTSDFPAREIAQVCKLPLGVDIEISVIACQ
- a CDS encoding glycogen/starch synthase, with product MKKAKVLFVFQEITPYLEESHLSNIGRHLPQGIQEKGNEIRTFMPRFGSINERRNQLHEVIRLSGMNLIIDETDHPLIIKVASIQLARMQVYFIDNEDYFQRKYTLADKSGKFFKDNDERCVFFCRGVLETVKKLGWSPDIIHCHGWMTSLIPLYIKTALKDNPIFSDSKVIYSVYDDEFDSIFGKNFEKKLLVEGIEQKHLKLYNKTTYESLTKAAIKFSDAVIKGSENINSNIEAYLSVTDKPVLPYQSGDDYIDVYSEFYDEIFVDEMSLVE
- a CDS encoding serine hydrolase produces the protein MNIFRKHKKLFYPFLILIFLLITAGVTRNKEISNITFGNKKIVADTSKFINDLLNSNLKGFDSILKRPDKYEVQIIYTQINRDKSNKPSFKQYSYRLNSNEYFNPASLVKLPTLCTTFEKLNNLKIEGLSKYSRLKILSSHKCQVAVEKDTSSAGGFPSIANYAKKILLISDNDAYSRLYEFLGQEYLNKRLWNMGYPNALIIQRFAFCGYDDNRFTNPFIFFNDKGDTIYKQQMVESSLKLSNPLGIVKKGKGYINGSNKLVNEPCDFTYSNNLCLEDINNILLSVIFPEVTPQNKKFNLTNDDYNFLYKYMSMLPKESVHPTYKNDSLYWNSLKKYFIYGDKKKIDDYSNLKSFNIVGQAFGYLSDCAYIVDFDNKIEFILSAVIYVNEDQIFNDNKYEYFTIGLPFLANVGKVFYNYELKRKKAYLPNLEKFKDL
- the glmS gene encoding glutamine--fructose-6-phosphate transaminase (isomerizing); translated protein: MCGIFAYIGQQNAYNILIKGLKRLEYRGYDSAGIALLNGELNLYKTKGKVTDLENLMKDKNKKGNVGIAHTRWATHGEPNDANAHPHYSLSKNLAIIHNGIIENYAPLKEELVKRGFIFSSDTDTEVLIHLIEDIQINENVDIIEAVQIALNEVIGAYAIVILNKDNPDELIAAKKGSPLVVGLGKDEYFFASDATPIVEYTKNVVYLEDEEIAIVNIKTGLKIKTTKNKDKTPYVQKLEMSLQALEKGGYEHFMLKEIYEQPRSIRDSMRGRLNVESGIVSLGGIIDYEQKFLSANRIIIIACGTSWHAGLVGEYLFEDLARIPVEVEYASEFRYRNPVIYENDVVIAISQSGETADTLAAIELAKSKGATIIGICNVVGSSIARAVHAGSYTHAGPEIGVASTKAFTAQVTILTLMALMIAQKKGTISKSRFHQIINELNIIPAKVEETLKTSEKIRAIAEIFEDSRNFLYLGRGYNFPVALEGALKLKEISYIHAEGYPAAEMKHGPIALIDKEMPVVVVATKKGTYEKIISNIQEIKARKGILIAIITEGDKTVKDLADYIIEIPDTDEVLTPLVATIPLQLLSYYIAVMRGCNVDQPRNLAKSVTVE